One Spirochaeta africana DSM 8902 genomic window carries:
- the rplP gene encoding 50S ribosomal protein L16 yields the protein MLSPKRVKFRKQHRSVNTRLLRKASRGNKISFGDFALVALEPKWITNRQIEAARIAMTRHIKRGGKVWIRVFPDMPYTKKPAETRMGKGKGNPESWVACVRPGMVMFEIAGVDPKLAERAIELAGAKLPIKTRFAVRKDLEITNA from the coding sequence ATGCTGAGTCCGAAAAGAGTAAAGTTCAGAAAACAGCATCGCAGCGTTAATACCCGCCTTCTGCGCAAGGCATCCCGGGGTAACAAGATCTCCTTCGGGGACTTTGCACTGGTGGCGCTGGAACCGAAATGGATCACCAATCGCCAGATAGAGGCTGCTCGTATCGCCATGACCCGCCACATCAAGCGTGGTGGTAAAGTATGGATCCGGGTTTTCCCGGATATGCCGTACACCAAGAAGCCCGCTGAAACCCGAATGGGTAAGGGTAAGGGTAACCCGGAGTCATGGGTAGCCTGTGTGCGACCTGGCATGGTTATGTTTGAGATTGCCGGTGTTGATCCCAAGCTTGCCGAGCGTGCCATCGAGCTCGCCGGCGCCAAGCTGCCGATCAAGACCCGTTTCGCGGTGCGCAAGGATTTGGAGATAACAAATGCGTAA
- the rpmC gene encoding 50S ribosomal protein L29 has product MRNSFKDLTFEELLAKREEMIAKYRDLRFQRVVGHVDNPVQKRVMRRQIARLNTLIYNHEEVVQESGASGNEG; this is encoded by the coding sequence ATGCGTAATTCGTTTAAGGATTTAACGTTCGAAGAACTGTTGGCAAAGCGGGAAGAGATGATCGCTAAGTATCGTGATCTTCGGTTTCAGCGAGTCGTCGGCCATGTTGATAATCCGGTTCAGAAGCGGGTTATGCGCCGTCAAATCGCTCGACTGAATACGCTGATCTACAACCACGAAGAGGTCGTGCAAGAAAGCGGCGCTTCAGGGAATGAGGGATAA
- the rpmD gene encoding 50S ribosomal protein L30, translating to MAKKAAKKVKITLVRSTIGRKPEHKRTVRSLGLKRIGSTVEQELNPAIQGMIDSVSFMVNVEEL from the coding sequence ATGGCAAAGAAAGCTGCGAAGAAAGTAAAGATAACTCTGGTACGGAGTACTATCGGACGAAAGCCCGAACACAAGCGAACGGTTCGCTCACTTGGTCTCAAAAGGATCGGGAGCACCGTTGAGCAGGAGCTCAACCCCGCTATTCAGGGTATGATCGACTCCGTATCGTTTATGGTAAATGTTGAGGAGCTTTAG
- a CDS encoding DNA-directed RNA polymerase subunit alpha: MARKNLLQGFKRPKGITFEHSEVNPEYGKFVAYPFERGYGHTIGNTLRRVLLSSLQGYAISAIRVTSYATDGSAHVLSNEFEAIPEVQEDTADIIYNLRQVRFSLPEDMDSKTIMVNLKGKGRITAADLEVDTDVKVANPELYLMTLMADANIDIEIQVDMGRGYVPSESNEEYIDVVGTIPLDAVYTPIKRVKYEVENTRIGHRTDFDKLILEVWTDGTIKPDDAVAEAAKIAKDHLTIFINFDEDQIVTDEQDDEESRLLESFLSTPVEELELSVRSSNCLKNADIRTIGDLTAKTEDDIAKTRNFGKKSLQEIKEKLAEWNLTLGMSDYSSIKGNLKYHQKAGTGKETQDEA; this comes from the coding sequence ATGGCACGAAAGAATTTGTTGCAGGGTTTCAAGCGCCCCAAAGGGATCACATTTGAGCATTCGGAAGTAAACCCTGAGTATGGAAAATTCGTCGCGTATCCTTTTGAGCGAGGCTATGGGCACACTATCGGGAATACCCTGCGTCGTGTCCTGCTGTCCTCTCTCCAGGGCTATGCGATTTCCGCTATTCGAGTAACCTCTTACGCCACCGATGGCAGCGCACACGTTCTGTCGAACGAGTTCGAGGCCATTCCGGAGGTCCAGGAGGATACCGCAGACATCATCTACAATCTGCGACAGGTTCGATTCAGTCTGCCCGAAGATATGGATTCAAAAACCATTATGGTTAACCTGAAGGGAAAGGGCCGGATTACCGCGGCCGATCTTGAGGTTGATACCGATGTCAAGGTAGCCAATCCGGAGTTGTATCTTATGACCCTGATGGCAGATGCAAATATTGATATCGAAATCCAGGTCGATATGGGGCGTGGCTATGTACCGTCGGAGAGTAACGAGGAGTACATAGATGTGGTGGGTACGATACCGCTTGATGCCGTATATACCCCGATCAAGCGAGTGAAATACGAGGTAGAGAATACACGTATCGGACATCGTACAGACTTCGACAAGCTGATACTGGAGGTATGGACCGATGGTACCATCAAGCCGGATGATGCCGTTGCCGAAGCTGCCAAGATCGCCAAGGATCATCTGACGATATTCATCAATTTTGACGAGGATCAGATCGTTACCGACGAACAGGACGATGAAGAGTCACGCCTGCTGGAGAGCTTTCTCAGCACACCGGTTGAAGAGCTCGAACTGTCAGTTCGCTCCAGTAACTGTCTGAAGAATGCGGACATCCGCACTATCGGTGATCTTACGGCGAAGACCGAGGACGATATTGCCAAGACTCGCAACTTCGGGAAAAAATCGCTTCAGGAAATCAAAGAAAAGCTTGCTGAATGGAACCTTACATTGGGAATGTCGGATTACAGCTCGATCAAGGGCAATCTGAAGTACCACCAGAAAGCAGGTACGGGAAAGGAAACGCAAGATGAGGCATAG
- the rnhA gene encoding ribonuclease HI, translating into MAKNYNIYTDGGCHGNPGPGGWAYVIEFDGEHTENSGSDGATTNNRMELSAVIEALTWVQHRGDYREIHVTTDSQYVKNGITTWIHTWVRNGWKTSKKEPVKNRDLWMQLYELNQLLPVDWHWTKGHAGHTYNERCDALVQEAIRLRE; encoded by the coding sequence GTGGCAAAAAACTACAATATCTACACCGATGGGGGCTGCCATGGCAACCCGGGACCCGGCGGATGGGCCTATGTCATAGAGTTTGATGGTGAGCATACGGAGAACTCCGGCTCAGACGGAGCTACCACCAATAACCGGATGGAGCTGTCTGCGGTTATTGAGGCGTTGACATGGGTTCAGCATCGCGGCGACTACCGAGAGATCCATGTTACTACCGATTCGCAGTATGTTAAAAACGGGATTACGACCTGGATTCATACCTGGGTACGAAATGGCTGGAAGACCAGTAAAAAAGAGCCGGTAAAAAACCGTGATCTATGGATGCAGCTGTATGAGCTGAACCAGCTGCTGCCGGTGGACTGGCACTGGACCAAAGGGCACGCAGGCCACACCTACAACGAGCGATGTGATGCGCTGGTGCAGGAAGCTATTCGTCTTCGGGAATAA
- the rplR gene encoding 50S ribosomal protein L18 has protein sequence MKRIQDKRRRKNRRKLRVRGKISGTSSRPRISIFKSNKNLYVQVIDDVAGKTLASVSTLSKDNKAMRPRVEDAAKLGEELGAQLKKLKITEAVYDRNGNLYHGVIKAFADGTRKAGIQL, from the coding sequence ATGAAGCGCATTCAAGATAAGCGAAGACGAAAAAATCGGCGGAAGCTGCGGGTGCGGGGCAAGATCTCCGGTACTTCCAGCCGTCCCCGAATCAGTATCTTTAAGAGCAACAAAAATCTGTATGTACAGGTGATTGATGATGTTGCCGGTAAGACCCTGGCCAGCGTTTCTACGCTGTCCAAGGACAACAAGGCCATGCGCCCTCGTGTAGAGGACGCTGCCAAACTCGGCGAGGAGCTCGGTGCCCAGTTGAAGAAACTGAAAATCACCGAAGCAGTATACGATCGGAACGGTAACCTGTACCATGGGGTCATCAAGGCTTTTGCCGATGGTACGCGCAAAGCCGGGATCCAGCTGTAG
- the rplE gene encoding 50S ribosomal protein L5 encodes MAAEKYIPALRTKYREEIKDAMAKEFGYKSSMEIPTVEKIVLSMGVGEAVKNKKVLDSAVQELSLIAGQKAVKTKARKSIANFKIRDGMEIGAKVTLRGDRMYDFLYRLINVALPRVKDFRGINPNAFDGHGNYSLGVQEQIIFPEIDYDKIETISGLNVAIITTAKTDQEGKSLLAKFGMPFKK; translated from the coding sequence ATGGCTGCTGAAAAATATATTCCTGCTCTGCGAACCAAGTACCGGGAAGAAATCAAGGATGCGATGGCCAAGGAATTTGGCTACAAGAGCTCCATGGAGATCCCGACCGTAGAAAAAATTGTACTCAGTATGGGTGTGGGTGAAGCGGTAAAGAACAAAAAGGTTCTGGATTCCGCTGTACAGGAACTCTCCCTTATCGCTGGTCAGAAGGCTGTCAAAACCAAGGCTCGCAAGTCAATTGCGAACTTCAAGATTCGCGACGGCATGGAGATCGGTGCCAAGGTTACGCTTCGGGGTGACCGGATGTATGATTTTCTGTACCGATTGATCAATGTTGCACTCCCGCGTGTGAAAGACTTTCGGGGTATCAATCCCAATGCCTTTGACGGGCATGGTAATTACTCCCTCGGCGTGCAGGAGCAGATCATTTTTCCGGAAATCGACTACGATAAAATCGAGACCATTTCGGGCTTGAATGTAGCGATCATTACCACAGCCAAAACCGACCAGGAGGGCAAGTCCCTTTTGGCCAAGTTTGGCATGCCGTTCAAGAAGTAA
- the rplF gene encoding 50S ribosomal protein L6, with amino-acid sequence MSRIGRLPFTVPSGVTVSVTDNEVVVKGPKGELKQDYNPLVAISVEDGVGTVTRKNESKAAKSFHGLYRRLIENMIVGVSNGYAIGLQINGVGYRAEVKGNIVTLNLGFSNQVEYVVREGVEVAAEGPNKLVVKGIDKAKVGQVAAEIRSIRPPEPYKGKGVKYETETIRRKVGKSGVK; translated from the coding sequence ATGTCACGTATTGGTAGACTGCCGTTTACTGTACCAAGTGGTGTTACTGTTTCGGTAACCGACAATGAGGTTGTGGTAAAGGGCCCGAAAGGTGAATTAAAGCAGGATTACAATCCGCTGGTAGCTATCTCCGTCGAAGACGGTGTGGGTACCGTCACCCGGAAGAATGAATCCAAGGCCGCCAAGTCTTTCCACGGTTTGTACCGCCGACTGATCGAGAATATGATCGTCGGCGTGAGTAACGGTTATGCCATCGGGCTGCAGATCAACGGGGTTGGATACAGGGCAGAGGTAAAGGGTAACATAGTAACCCTGAACCTCGGGTTCTCCAATCAGGTTGAGTATGTAGTACGCGAGGGTGTTGAGGTTGCTGCAGAAGGACCGAACAAGTTGGTGGTCAAAGGCATCGACAAGGCCAAGGTTGGCCAGGTTGCCGCCGAGATTCGATCCATCCGGCCGCCGGAGCCTTACAAGGGCAAGGGCGTCAAATATGAAACCGAGACTATCCGCCGCAAGGTTGGTAAGTCCGGCGTTAAGTAG
- the rpsK gene encoding 30S ribosomal protein S11, which translates to MAKVTRKKKDKKSVYEGKVFIQATFNNTIVTVTDAMGNALSWASAGSLGFKGAKKSTPYAAQTTAETAAQKAMDYGLQEVQVYVKGPGVGRESAIRSLGALGLRVRSIKDITPIPHNGCRPRKSRRV; encoded by the coding sequence TTGGCAAAAGTTACACGGAAGAAAAAAGACAAAAAGTCAGTATACGAGGGAAAGGTCTTCATACAGGCCACCTTCAATAACACCATCGTTACTGTTACCGACGCAATGGGCAATGCCCTGAGCTGGGCCAGTGCCGGTTCACTTGGTTTTAAAGGGGCAAAGAAATCTACCCCGTATGCTGCCCAGACAACGGCAGAAACTGCTGCGCAGAAGGCCATGGATTATGGTCTGCAGGAGGTTCAGGTTTATGTTAAGGGACCTGGTGTTGGCCGCGAAAGCGCAATTCGTTCGCTTGGTGCTCTGGGACTGCGGGTTCGATCAATCAAAGATATTACCCCGATCCCGCACAACGGGTGTAGACCACGCAAGAGCCGACGCGTCTAA
- the rpsQ gene encoding 30S ribosomal protein S17: MDVQNKINTVGKKVYTGQVVSDKMDKTIVVLVETKTLHPLYKKYVNTSKRVKAHDETNQAGVGDTVRVIEARKVSKHKAWRLLEIVERAK, from the coding sequence GTGGACGTACAGAACAAGATTAATACGGTTGGTAAAAAGGTGTACACTGGCCAGGTCGTCAGCGACAAGATGGACAAGACCATCGTTGTGCTGGTAGAGACCAAAACACTGCACCCGTTGTACAAGAAATATGTCAATACCTCCAAGAGGGTAAAGGCACATGATGAAACAAACCAGGCTGGAGTTGGTGATACCGTTCGGGTTATAGAGGCTCGTAAGGTTAGCAAGCACAAGGCCTGGCGCCTGCTCGAAATCGTCGAGCGCGCCAAGTAA
- a CDS encoding restriction endonuclease subunit S → MIATQLSSSTASLFHNIDTTTPAEIAHLLRSPLVKDEPEAHRSSTAQEFFVASITDFPDSGYLNQLDRRITVDTQIDVARKYQLQPNDVLVSIVGSIGRVAIVAPDFKLSAIPSSNILVLRSRNQDRSTAVLTAMYYKSTLGQQILADLTHGKTIPLISKKAFAHTPFPMPNDQNLQAAVSLFDLEVMVQQKCEQLKNDVLQARKTFLANTGTENSYKQN, encoded by the coding sequence ATGATTGCAACGCAATTATCATCAAGTACTGCATCCCTGTTCCACAACATTGATACCACCACTCCAGCCGAGATCGCCCATCTGTTGCGTTCTCCCCTGGTGAAAGACGAGCCCGAAGCGCACCGCAGCAGCACTGCACAGGAGTTCTTCGTTGCCTCTATCACAGATTTTCCTGACAGCGGTTATCTGAACCAGCTTGACCGGCGCATCACAGTTGATACCCAGATTGATGTTGCCAGGAAATACCAGCTGCAGCCTAACGATGTACTCGTGAGTATCGTCGGATCAATCGGAAGAGTAGCGATTGTTGCACCGGATTTCAAGCTGTCCGCGATCCCCAGCAGTAACATTCTGGTACTGCGATCCAGAAATCAGGATAGATCAACCGCCGTGCTGACCGCCATGTACTACAAATCAACGCTCGGGCAGCAAATACTGGCAGATCTGACCCACGGAAAAACCATTCCTCTGATTTCGAAGAAAGCCTTTGCACACACACCGTTCCCGATGCCGAACGATCAGAACCTGCAGGCAGCTGTCTCGCTTTTCGATCTTGAGGTCATGGTTCAGCAGAAGTGTGAGCAACTCAAAAACGATGTACTGCAGGCGCGTAAAACATTTCTGGCCAATACCGGGACTGAAAACAGCTATAAACAAAACTGA
- the rplO gene encoding 50S ribosomal protein L15 produces the protein MAELHAPAGATRKKRIKGRGPGSGNGKTSGKGHKGQNARSGGGVRPGFEGGQMPLYRRIARRGFSNYPFKKIALPVHTGELETAFADGEVVNMDSLVEKRLIRKNVKLVKILAKGELKKKLTIEGLPVSSGARTMIEAAGGAISSTE, from the coding sequence ATGGCAGAACTACACGCACCTGCAGGGGCAACCCGCAAGAAGAGAATAAAAGGTCGCGGTCCCGGTTCCGGTAACGGGAAAACCTCCGGTAAGGGGCACAAAGGCCAGAACGCTCGTTCCGGCGGTGGCGTACGCCCCGGATTCGAAGGGGGGCAGATGCCGCTGTATCGCCGTATCGCCCGACGTGGTTTCTCCAATTATCCGTTCAAAAAGATCGCTTTGCCGGTACACACCGGAGAGCTGGAGACAGCTTTCGCAGATGGCGAGGTGGTGAACATGGATTCTCTGGTTGAGAAGCGACTGATCCGCAAGAATGTCAAGCTGGTCAAGATCCTCGCCAAGGGTGAACTTAAAAAGAAGCTGACCATCGAGGGGCTTCCCGTGAGCTCCGGCGCTCGAACAATGATCGAGGCTGCCGGCGGCGCGATCTCGAGTACAGAGTAA
- the rplQ gene encoding 50S ribosomal protein L17, which yields MRHRVNYNPLSRTASHRKALHRSMVTSLFRHERIKTTKAKAKAIRRTAEKMITRAKVDSVHNRRMINRDIKDQEILNKLFTEIGPRFKQRPGGYTRILKLGPRPGDAAEMVLLELVQEELQEKPKKKKPAKKAAPKKADPKPDADEAAADAAAETAAAEEAADTAAAETAKTEDAAE from the coding sequence ATGAGGCATAGAGTTAATTATAACCCGTTGAGCCGTACGGCCAGTCATCGCAAGGCGCTGCACCGCAGCATGGTTACCAGTCTGTTTCGCCACGAGCGCATCAAGACAACCAAAGCAAAGGCAAAGGCTATCCGTCGCACCGCAGAGAAAATGATCACACGTGCCAAGGTTGACAGCGTACATAACCGGCGAATGATCAATCGGGACATCAAGGATCAGGAAATCCTGAACAAGCTCTTTACCGAGATTGGACCGCGCTTTAAACAGCGCCCGGGCGGCTATACGCGGATTCTGAAGCTTGGTCCCCGACCTGGTGACGCTGCCGAGATGGTGCTGCTGGAACTGGTACAGGAAGAGCTGCAGGAAAAGCCGAAGAAAAAGAAGCCGGCGAAGAAGGCTGCCCCCAAGAAGGCAGACCCCAAGCCGGATGCAGACGAGGCCGCAGCTGATGCAGCTGCCGAAACTGCCGCAGCAGAGGAAGCAGCAGATACCGCTGCAGCTGAAACTGCCAAGACCGAAGACGCAGCTGAGTAA
- the rpsE gene encoding 30S ribosomal protein S5, whose protein sequence is MEYDKEFTEKLIKLNRVSKVVKGGRRFSFSALVVVGDKAGRIGYGYGKANDVAEAIRKGVERAKKNLVTIPLKGNTVPHWIQGKYKSAEVLIKPAAPGTGVIAGGPVRAVMEVGGVHDVLSKSLGSQNPVNIVKAVFNGLENLMDANTIAKNRGKKVRELWG, encoded by the coding sequence GTGGAATACGATAAAGAGTTTACAGAAAAGCTGATCAAGCTGAACCGTGTATCCAAGGTAGTCAAGGGCGGGCGCAGGTTCTCGTTTTCGGCACTGGTAGTGGTTGGCGACAAAGCCGGCCGCATCGGTTACGGATACGGCAAGGCCAACGACGTTGCCGAGGCTATCCGCAAGGGTGTTGAACGAGCCAAGAAAAACCTGGTTACGATTCCCCTTAAGGGTAACACTGTTCCGCACTGGATTCAGGGCAAGTACAAGAGTGCAGAGGTGCTGATAAAGCCTGCTGCACCTGGTACCGGTGTTATCGCCGGCGGTCCGGTTCGTGCGGTTATGGAAGTTGGAGGTGTGCATGACGTTCTGTCAAAATCTCTTGGCAGTCAGAACCCGGTAAACATCGTGAAGGCGGTATTTAACGGACTGGAAAACCTCATGGATGCCAACACGATTGCAAAGAATCGTGGCAAAAAAGTTCGGGAACTTTGGGGTTAG
- the secY gene encoding preprotein translocase subunit SecY, with amino-acid sequence MARNPLVDIFRIKDLRERLLFTFGMLVIFRLGTAIPIPGINVSALRAYFMAQRAGGGMSIEGYLDFFSGGAFSNFSIFMLGIMPYISMQIIMQLMVIVFPSLKRISEEEGGRKRIQKYTRYGTVLVCIIQSFVVTVYADSIPNAITMNRTVYGLTAMLTVTVGTLFLMWIGEQITQRGIGNGISLLIFGGIVARMPAAVWQLIQAIRMDNLNPVFVLVVFAMFIVVVGLVIYEQRGQRKIPVHYAKRVVGRKMYGAQNTYIPFKINPSGVIPVIFASAILTFPLQIAQSLGPNWRWIANFANWLNPTGTPYMVVYTLMIIFFAYFYTQVTLNPVEIAKNVRENGGSVPGIRSEKMEEYFTKILNRIILPGALFLAFIAIIPTIVQRLFNFPLEVAYLMGGTSLLILVGVDLDLMSQIEGHLTMHHHEGLTKKGRIRSRNL; translated from the coding sequence ATGGCACGTAATCCATTAGTTGATATTTTTCGAATCAAGGATCTGCGCGAAAGGCTTCTGTTTACCTTCGGTATGCTGGTGATCTTTCGCCTGGGTACCGCAATCCCGATTCCGGGGATCAATGTAAGCGCGCTGCGTGCGTATTTTATGGCGCAGCGAGCTGGCGGCGGGATGTCCATCGAGGGTTACCTGGATTTCTTTTCGGGCGGCGCGTTTTCCAATTTCTCCATATTTATGCTGGGGATTATGCCGTACATCTCGATGCAGATTATCATGCAGCTGATGGTAATCGTGTTCCCCTCGCTCAAACGTATCTCGGAAGAGGAAGGCGGACGCAAGCGCATTCAGAAGTACACCAGGTATGGGACTGTTCTGGTCTGTATTATTCAGTCATTTGTGGTTACCGTGTATGCAGACAGCATACCGAATGCAATTACCATGAACAGGACCGTGTACGGACTTACTGCAATGCTGACGGTAACCGTTGGCACCCTGTTTCTGATGTGGATCGGTGAACAGATCACTCAGCGCGGTATCGGCAACGGGATTTCGTTGCTGATCTTCGGTGGTATCGTTGCCCGTATGCCGGCTGCGGTGTGGCAGCTCATCCAGGCCATTCGCATGGATAATCTGAATCCGGTGTTTGTTCTGGTAGTATTTGCCATGTTCATCGTGGTTGTCGGCCTGGTTATTTACGAGCAGCGCGGGCAGCGCAAGATACCGGTGCATTACGCCAAACGTGTAGTCGGGCGCAAGATGTATGGTGCGCAAAACACCTATATCCCGTTCAAGATCAACCCGTCAGGGGTTATCCCGGTTATCTTTGCATCAGCGATACTTACGTTTCCGCTGCAGATTGCACAGAGCCTGGGACCAAACTGGCGCTGGATTGCAAACTTTGCCAACTGGCTGAACCCGACCGGGACACCGTACATGGTTGTGTATACGCTTATGATTATCTTCTTTGCGTATTTCTATACCCAGGTCACGCTGAATCCGGTAGAAATTGCCAAGAACGTTCGCGAGAATGGCGGCTCGGTGCCGGGGATCCGGTCTGAAAAGATGGAAGAATACTTTACAAAGATCCTGAATCGAATTATTCTCCCGGGTGCTCTGTTCCTGGCTTTTATCGCGATCATACCGACGATCGTACAGCGACTGTTTAACTTCCCGCTGGAAGTAGCCTACCTTATGGGTGGTACCTCGCTGCTGATTCTGGTAGGGGTCGACCTCGACCTCATGTCGCAGATCGAAGGGCATTTGACAATGCATCATCATGAAGGCCTGACCAAGAAGGGCCGTATCAGATCGCGTAATCTGTAA
- the rplN gene encoding 50S ribosomal protein L14: protein MIQMNTYLNVADNSGGKRVQCIKVLGGSGRKTASIGDVIVVAVKDAIPNAPVKKGNVERAVIVRTKKEVRRGDGTYIRFDDNACVIIDSASNPKGKRIFGPVARELREKDYMKIVSLAPEVL, encoded by the coding sequence ATGATCCAAATGAATACGTACCTGAATGTTGCAGACAACAGTGGCGGTAAAAGAGTACAGTGCATCAAGGTTCTTGGTGGCTCTGGGCGAAAAACCGCCAGCATCGGCGATGTCATCGTCGTAGCAGTAAAGGACGCAATCCCGAACGCCCCGGTAAAAAAGGGAAACGTCGAGAGAGCAGTTATCGTTCGTACGAAGAAAGAAGTTCGACGGGGGGATGGAACCTACATCCGCTTTGACGATAATGCTTGCGTCATCATCGATAGCGCCAGTAACCCGAAGGGTAAGCGAATCTTTGGTCCGGTTGCGCGCGAGTTGCGCGAGAAGGACTACATGAAAATCGTTTCACTCGCTCCGGAAGTACTGTAG
- the rpsM gene encoding 30S ribosomal protein S13 has translation MARIAGIDLPNKPVRIALTYIYGIGRTSAEKICEKTGVDGQQRMNDVPAEDLNKLRSVIENDFKVEGRLRTEISLNIKRLMDIGCYRGLRHRRGLPVRGQQTQTNARTRKGKRKTVAGKKK, from the coding sequence ATGGCACGTATAGCAGGTATAGACTTGCCGAACAAGCCGGTGCGCATTGCACTGACATACATCTACGGAATCGGACGCACATCGGCAGAAAAGATTTGTGAAAAGACTGGAGTAGACGGACAGCAGCGGATGAATGATGTACCCGCAGAGGATCTGAACAAGCTGCGTTCCGTCATAGAAAATGATTTCAAGGTTGAGGGTCGTCTTCGAACCGAGATCTCACTGAACATCAAGCGTCTTATGGATATCGGATGCTATCGCGGACTGCGTCACCGACGCGGCCTGCCGGTACGCGGACAGCAGACCCAGACCAACGCTCGTACCCGTAAGGGTAAGCGCAAGACGGTTGCCGGTAAGAAGAAGTAG
- the rplX gene encoding 50S ribosomal protein L24, producing MIGKIKLKKNDQVKIISGKDSGKTGRVLSVDRIRGRVVVEGANLVKKTKRRRSEQDQGGIIEIEAPLHISNVMVVTKNGKTTRVAIQQKGDNKVRIAKKTGEEL from the coding sequence ATGATAGGAAAGATTAAGCTCAAGAAAAATGATCAGGTCAAGATCATTTCCGGCAAGGACAGCGGCAAAACCGGTCGCGTCCTGAGTGTGGATCGAATCCGTGGTCGTGTTGTTGTGGAGGGGGCGAATCTGGTCAAAAAGACCAAGCGCCGCCGCAGCGAACAGGACCAGGGAGGAATCATCGAGATTGAGGCTCCGCTTCACATTTCCAATGTGATGGTGGTGACCAAGAACGGTAAGACTACACGTGTTGCCATCCAGCAGAAGGGTGACAACAAGGTGCGGATCGCCAAGAAGACAGGAGAGGAATTGTAA
- the rpsH gene encoding 30S ribosomal protein S8, protein MSVSDPVADMLTKIRNASMARFEYVDVTPSKLKMEIIKIMKNEGFVKNFKKITQDDENVIRIFLKYDEKQNPVIHDLQRISTPGRRVYTGYRKMPRIYNGFGTLIVSTSDGVTTGRKALDKKVGGELICSIW, encoded by the coding sequence ATGAGTGTTTCAGATCCAGTAGCTGATATGCTGACGAAAATTCGAAATGCCAGTATGGCGCGATTCGAATATGTAGACGTAACTCCATCCAAGTTAAAGATGGAGATCATTAAAATCATGAAGAATGAAGGATTCGTTAAGAACTTCAAAAAGATTACCCAGGATGACGAGAACGTTATCCGGATTTTCCTGAAGTACGACGAGAAACAGAATCCTGTCATTCACGACCTTCAGCGGATTTCTACTCCGGGTCGTCGGGTGTACACCGGGTATCGCAAGATGCCGCGGATATACAACGGGTTCGGGACACTTATCGTCTCGACCAGCGACGGGGTAACCACCGGCCGGAAAGCCTTGGACAAGAAGGTCGGCGGTGAACTTATCTGTTCAATCTGGTAG
- a CDS encoding type Z 30S ribosomal protein S14 — MAKKSLIVKSQRTPKFSTRKVNRCRICGRPRGYMRKFQMCRICFRDLASKGLIPGVTKSSW; from the coding sequence ATGGCGAAAAAATCGTTAATCGTAAAGTCCCAGCGAACTCCAAAGTTCAGTACACGCAAGGTTAACCGCTGTCGCATTTGCGGCCGTCCGCGCGGATATATGCGGAAGTTCCAGATGTGTCGTATCTGTTTTCGGGATCTGGCCAGTAAAGGCCTGATACCCGGGGTAACCAAATCCAGCTGGTAG